Proteins found in one Oncorhynchus mykiss isolate Arlee chromosome 17, USDA_OmykA_1.1, whole genome shotgun sequence genomic segment:
- the LOC110493555 gene encoding TBC1 domain family member 24-like: MENIGKYTTTGDCLVIDIEENLTFAEENIVPGSMIHVSRTPKFSTCGTISLDPSPMETTADPDQDLSSAARHRRPRSHSYYSPEDAKKYGIETATDENFVRPRSRSFYSYETSELHREGNFTRSNAMRPRSNSLEKSGDRKTENSADGNQGIMARLNKRSKSNTNKHLPCRDLNGRRGSLKGVPMMTISESENWEISSCSGMKYGQFVDWEKIDPESSERYQRILKSDHQELKTMGRSGFWAMPHTLRAKAYYHIIHGINCRSINPDRDRYQDVAKKLFGEQRMSTHPFPEYMDDGVIPRYCLNEAGLNSVKKVLLCIGKHFPDINFCPILPALVALLLHFSEDEAECFHSICRLIAYNDPNKRYIDQTFLTYRASCMTFGDLANKYCRGIRKLIASSHQNLFEFYSDWIMWIFADLPFTYAIRVLDVYLLEGYKVLYRVALALLSLYKVSVSSRVADVEDFRRDMKSFVENVARHCTVEKLLERAFSIQLATRRELNLLFNANKDSLMQKGISIHQKRQSCQVVDFDSFSSSVVTGTEMRIVWAWIPERFALFNPKKLFSTNEHGRSLASFYSCVEGHEPAILLLKTVDEEVCGAFLSTDLIERKKYDSEEPAYFGTGESFVFTLRPGMERYQRAVVNITAKRQPSPDLRAARVCIYTSSGKEDSSSTPVSTTSTTNHTTLTCPSGTLQDPSYLTIPFTASSPGPLSPSPKRAKEQGASMFIAGDHERLVIGGDGGHALCLQADLEGGYTERCDTFESAPLCKRHFKIRSLEVWGIQNSISFSHYFSYCH, encoded by the exons ATGGAAAACATTGGGAAGTATACCACCACTGGAGACTGTCTTGTCATTGATATAGAGGAGAACTTGACATTTGCAGAGGAGAATATTGTACCAGGCAGCATGATCCATGTTTCAAGAACGCCCAAGTTCTCCACTTGTGGGACTATAAGTTTAGACCCGTCTCCTATGGAAACAACCGCTGACCCGGACCAGGACTTGAGCTCAGCAGCCAGACACAGAAGACCCAGGTCCCATTCCTACTACAGCCCAGAGGACGCCAAAAAGTATGGCATAGAGACGGCAACAGATGAGAACTTTGTCAGGCCACGCTCCAGGTCTTTCTATAGTTATGAGACGTCTGAGCTCCACAGAGAGGGGAACTTTACCAGGTCCAACGCCATGAGGCCGAGATCCAACTCCCTGGAGAAGAGTGGGGACAGGAAGACGGAGAATAGTGCGGATGGGAATCAGGGGATCATGGCTCGGCTCAACAAGAGATCCAAGTCCAACACCAACAAACACTTGCCATGCAGAGATCTCAATG GCAGAAGAGGCAGTCTGAAGGGTGTCCCCATGATGACCATCTCTGAATCAGAGAACTGGGAGATCAGCTCCTGTTCTGGCATGAAGTATGGCCAGTTTGTGGACTGGGAGAAGATCGACCCTGAATCTTCAGAGCGCTACCAGAGGATTCTGAAGTCGGACCACCAGGAGCTGAAGACCATGGGTCGATCAGGGTTCTGGGCCATGCCCCATACACTTAGGGCCAAGGCCTATTATCATATAATTCATGGTATCAACTGCAGGTCCATCAACCCGGATCGAGATCGTTACCAGGATGTGGCCAAGAAGCTCTTCGGGGAGCAGAGGATGAGCACACACCCGTTCCCTGAGTACATGGATGATGGCGTGATCCCTAG GTACTGCCTCAACGAAGCTGGTCTCAATTCTGTCAAAAAGGTCCTCCTCTGCATCGGCAAGCACTTTCCGGACATCAACTTCTGCCCAATCCTCCCAGCCTTGGTGGCTCTCCTCCTGCATTTCAGCGAAGATGAAGCTGAATGCTTCCACAGTATCTGCCGCCTTATCGCCTACAATGACCCCAACAAGCGCTACATCGACCAGACATTCCTCACCTACCGGGCCTCCTGCATGACCTTCGGCGACTTGGCCAACAAGTACTGCCGCGGCATCCGCAAGCTCATCGCCAGCTCCCACCAGAACCTCTTTGAGTTCTACTCTGATTGGATCATGTGGATCTTTGCCGACCTCCCCTTCACATACGCTATCAGGGTCCTGGATGTCTATCTCCTGGAGGGTTACAAGGTTCTCTACAGGGTGGCTCTGGCTCTTCTCAGCTTGTACAAGGTCTCGGTTTCGTCTCGTGTCGCCGACGTGGAGGACTTCAGGCGAGACATGAAGAGCTTTGTGGAGAACGTGGCACGTCACTGCACGGTGGAGAAGCTGCTGGAGAGGGCCTTCAGTATCCAGCTGGCCACGCGGAGGGAGCTCAACCTACTGTTCAACGCTAACAAGGACTCACTCATGCAGAAAGGCATCAGTATCCACCAGAAGCG GCAGTCGTGCCAGGTAGTGGATTTTGACAGCTTCAGCTCCAGCGTTGTCACAGGGACAGAGATGAGGATTGTCTGGGCCTGGATCCCTGAACGCTTTGCTCTCTTCAATCCCAAAAAGCTGTTCAGCACCAACGAACATGGCCGAAGCCTGGCCTC ATTTTATTCCTGTGTTGAGGGGCATGAGCCAGCGATCTTGCTTCTGAAAACTGTGGATGAAGAG GTCTGTGGTGCCTTCCTGTCTACAGATTTGATTGAGCGGAAAAAGTATGATTCAGAAGAACCTGCGTATTTTGGGACTGGGGAGAGCTTTGTTTTCACG CTTCGTCCAGGCATGGAGCGCTACCAACGGGCTGTGGTTAACATTACGGCCAAGAGACAACCTTCTCCAGACCTTCGAGCAGCTCGGGTCTGTATATACACTTCCTCTGGTAAAGAGGACTCCTCCTCTACCCCAGTCTCCACCACCTCTACGACCAACCACACCACCCTGACCTGTCCATCAGGGACCCTCCAGGACCCCAGCTACCTGACCATCCCCTTCACCGCCTCCTCCCCCggacctctctccccctcacccaaGAGGGCCAAGGAACAAGGGGCCTCCATGTTCATCGCCGGAGACCACGAAAGGCTAGTCATTG GTGGCGATGGGGGTCATGCTCTCTGCCTCCAGGCTGATCTAGAGGGGGGCTACACGGAGCGATGTGACACCTTCGAGAGCGCCCCTCTCTGCAAGAGACACTTCAAGATCCGATCACTGGAAGTGTGGGGAATTCAGAACTCTATCTCGTTCTCACACTACTTCTCTTACTGTCATTAA